One window of the Salvia splendens isolate huo1 chromosome 1, SspV2, whole genome shotgun sequence genome contains the following:
- the LOC121811065 gene encoding glutathione S-transferase TCHQD-like isoform X2: MQLYHHPLSLDSQKVRLVLEEKNIDYTSFHVNPITGKNFDSSFFRKNPNAKLPVFQNGSHILFDTIEIIQYIERIAMVSCGGEESSLSSGDVVEWIYKIQQWNPKLFTLSHVPPKYHLTVSKFLRRVIIARMAECPDLASAYHRKLKEAYDTEDKLKDPETLRRSEEHLERILDEADEKLSDTTYLLGEEFTLADVVFIPVLSRLVLLNLEDKYIATRPNLAEYWNLVKKRPSYRKVIGKNFDGWRRHYTLFKTWCFVRIRSLLKHY, from the exons ATGCAGCTATATCATCATCCATTATCCTTGGACAGCCAAAAAGTGAGGCTTGTGTTGGAGGAGAAGAACATCGATTACACATCATTCCATGTCAATCCTATCACGGGCAAGAATTTCGATTCTAGCTTCTTCAGGAAGAACCCCAATGCGAAACTCCCTGTTTTCCAGAATGGTTCCCATATCTTGTTCGACACGATTGAAATCATCCA GTACATAGAAAGAATTGCTATGGTCTCTTGTGGTGGAGAAGAATCCAGTCTGAGCAGTGGGGATGTTGTGGAATGGATATACAAGATACAGCAATGGAATCCGAAGCTATTCACCCTCTCCCACGTCCCACCTAAGTATCATCTCACGGTTTCTAAATTCCTAAGGCGTGTGATCATCGCAAGGATGGCCGAGTGCCCTGACCTTGCAAGTGCATACCATCGTAAGCTGAAAGAGGCATATGATACGGAGGACAAACTCAAAGACCCGGAAACCCTAAGACGGAGCGAAGAACATCTCGAGAGAATTCTTGATGAAGCTGATGAGAAACTAAGTGATACGACGTATTTGCTGGGTGAGGAATTCACTCTTGCAGATGTTGTATTCATCCCTGTTCTGAGTCGACTGGTGCTACTGAATCTGGAAGATAAATACATCGCTACGAGACCAAACCTCGCCGAGTACTGGAATCTTGTGAAGAAGAGGCCCAGTTACAGAAAGGTGATTGGGAAAAACTTTGATGGATGGAGAAGGCACTATACACTGTTTAAAACCTGGTGCTTTGTGAGGATCAGAAGTTTACTTAAACATTATTAG
- the LOC121811065 gene encoding glutathione S-transferase TCHQD-like isoform X1 produces the protein MIDIYTVLSRNWQFLADVGVIMQLYHHPLSLDSQKVRLVLEEKNIDYTSFHVNPITGKNFDSSFFRKNPNAKLPVFQNGSHILFDTIEIIQYIERIAMVSCGGEESSLSSGDVVEWIYKIQQWNPKLFTLSHVPPKYHLTVSKFLRRVIIARMAECPDLASAYHRKLKEAYDTEDKLKDPETLRRSEEHLERILDEADEKLSDTTYLLGEEFTLADVVFIPVLSRLVLLNLEDKYIATRPNLAEYWNLVKKRPSYRKVIGKNFDGWRRHYTLFKTWCFVRIRSLLKHY, from the exons ATGATAGATATCTACACTGTATTGTCAAGAAATTGGCAATTTCTTGCAGATGTTGGGGTCATAATGCAGCTATATCATCATCCATTATCCTTGGACAGCCAAAAAGTGAGGCTTGTGTTGGAGGAGAAGAACATCGATTACACATCATTCCATGTCAATCCTATCACGGGCAAGAATTTCGATTCTAGCTTCTTCAGGAAGAACCCCAATGCGAAACTCCCTGTTTTCCAGAATGGTTCCCATATCTTGTTCGACACGATTGAAATCATCCA GTACATAGAAAGAATTGCTATGGTCTCTTGTGGTGGAGAAGAATCCAGTCTGAGCAGTGGGGATGTTGTGGAATGGATATACAAGATACAGCAATGGAATCCGAAGCTATTCACCCTCTCCCACGTCCCACCTAAGTATCATCTCACGGTTTCTAAATTCCTAAGGCGTGTGATCATCGCAAGGATGGCCGAGTGCCCTGACCTTGCAAGTGCATACCATCGTAAGCTGAAAGAGGCATATGATACGGAGGACAAACTCAAAGACCCGGAAACCCTAAGACGGAGCGAAGAACATCTCGAGAGAATTCTTGATGAAGCTGATGAGAAACTAAGTGATACGACGTATTTGCTGGGTGAGGAATTCACTCTTGCAGATGTTGTATTCATCCCTGTTCTGAGTCGACTGGTGCTACTGAATCTGGAAGATAAATACATCGCTACGAGACCAAACCTCGCCGAGTACTGGAATCTTGTGAAGAAGAGGCCCAGTTACAGAAAGGTGATTGGGAAAAACTTTGATGGATGGAGAAGGCACTATACACTGTTTAAAACCTGGTGCTTTGTGAGGATCAGAAGTTTACTTAAACATTATTAG